A stretch of the Argentina anserina chromosome 6, drPotAnse1.1, whole genome shotgun sequence genome encodes the following:
- the LOC126796801 gene encoding PWWP domain-containing protein 2-like: MDGNVSSGVNGKSCDLKMEFGVSDLVWGKVRTHPWWPGQICDPSDASELAKKCCKKGSYLIAYFGDQTFAWNEAPKIKPFLEHCSKMERQSDKEEFQNAVACALAEVSRRVEFGLACSCISKGEYAKLKTQKIVNAGIRKEACTRDGGDSSLGASFFEPAKVIKFMKSVAQLPYGKADRLEFVTSHAQLSAFRRWKSHVPLPEENVSDISFMGEKSRCNEASDKKLSVIEDEKLVPKSESKDNSFDEFKDISDSKTQKCLFPMSDSESEGKAGSELILQSCKKRKELDFIADEDVLPLIKDGKLVGILETKDNSLHKCWLIPGDGKNSSENEQNLSDLEGTICVSDLMSEKGSKGKGDGKLISQPSAKKRKEVDVMANDGALEHRKSDSSQEIGSNVNNMSIGFEEFFNMFLQR, encoded by the coding sequence ATGGATGGGAATGTTTCGAGTGGTGTGAATGGGAAGTCTTGTGACTTGAAGATGGAGTTTGGAGTTTCTGATCTAGTTTGGGGTAAAGTGAGGACTCATCCCTGGTGGCCGGGCCAAATTTGTGATCCTTCGGATGCTTCGGAGCTGGCAAAGAAGTGTTGTAAGAAGGGTAGTTATCTGATAGCTTACTTTGGGGACCAGACATTTGCTTGGAATGAAGCACCAAAGATTAAACCCTTTTTGGAGCACTGCTCAAAGATGGAGAGGCAGAGTGATAAGGAAGAGTTCCAGAATGCAGTTGCTTGTGCTTTGGCGGAAGTGTCGAGAAGGGTAGAGTTTGGCCTTGCCTGTTCTTGCATATCCAAGGGGGAATATGCAAAGCTCAAAACTCAGAAGATTGTAAATGCTGGAATCAGGAAAGAAGCATGTACAAGAGATGGCGGTGACAGTTCTCTTGGCGCCTCTTTTTTCGAACCTGCGAAAGTCATCAAGTTTATGAAGAGTGTGGCTCAGTTGCCATATGGCAAAGCTGACAGACTAGAATTTGTAACATCTCACGCTCAGTTATCAGCTTTCAGGCGCTGGAAGAGTCATGTCCCTTTGCCAGAGGAGAATGTTTCTGATATATCGTTTATGGGAGAGAAGAGCCGCTGCAATGAAGCAAGTGATAAAAAACTCTCTGTAATTGAGGATGAGAAGTTGGTGCCAAAATCAGAGAGTAAAGATAACTCCTTTGATGAGTTCAAGGACATATCAGACTCAAAAACTCAGAAATGTTTGTTTCCAATGAGTGATAGTGAATCAGAAGGGAAAGCTGGCAGTGAATTGATTTTGCAATCTTGCAAGAAAAGGAAGGAGCTTGATTTTATAGCTGATGAAGATGTACTCCCATTAATCAAGGATGGCAAGTTGGTGGggattttagaaactaaagaCAATTCGCTGCATAAATGTTGGCTCATACCTGGAGATGGTAAGAATTCGAGTGAAAATGAACAAAACTTGTCAGATTTGGAGGGTACAATTTGTGTGTCCGACTTAATGAGTGAGAAAGGTTCAAAAGGGAAGGGAGATGGTAAATTGATCTCACAACCTTCTGCTAAGAAACGAAAGGAAGTTGATGTGATGGCTAATGATGGTGCTTTGGAACATAGGAAAAGTGACTCATCACAGGAAATTGGTAGCAATGTGAACAATATGTCCATCGGATTTGAAGAGTTTTTTAACATGTTTCTGCAGCGGTAA
- the LOC126796680 gene encoding probable DNA helicase MCM8, whose protein sequence is MYGAAGRSRGESASYGSSYGDGIGEIWAAYLAHIELGDDKPWLSLTRSLVGFFDTTEYGKALLSQVKDEDGVVALWVDFERFRKECDVLEFYEGLEEKPKVALLCMSVAVHKLLLKQWGSNRVEDDFRVNIRLHNCPKSMIALKNLKAAYIDKLVSVRGSVVKVSTVRPFVVQMDFDCVKCKTSITCMFPDGKFSPPLKCDLHGCKSRTFVPNRSTAQTIDFQKIRIQELLKPEDHEEGRVPRTVECELLEDLVDACIPGDVVTATGIIRVINNYMDIGGGKSKGKSQGIYYLYIEAVSIKNSKSQSMAEGARDSSSNNAGSVALVDSFSPRDLEFIVKFSEEHGPDTFRQLLQSICPSIYGHELVKAGIILALLGGVRKHSNDQNKVPVRGDIHVIIVGDPGLGKSQILQAAAAVSPRGIYVCGNATTRAGLTVAVVKDSMTSDYAFEAGAMVLADSGLCCIDEFDKMTSEHQALLEAMEQQCVSIAKAGLVASLSARTSVLAAANPVGGHYNRAKTVNENLKISAALLSRFDLVFILLDKPDELLDKRVSEHIMSLHTGYGEHSPAAKKIHRENAASQSAEDIDMSGGRSLVSRLKLDPKKDSDFVPLPMQLLRKYIAYARTYVFPRMSKPAADILQKFYLKLRDHATSADSTPITARQLESLVRLTEARARLDLREEITAQDAEDVVEIMRESLYDKYIDEHGVVDFGRSGGMSRQKEAKRFLCALNKQSELQQKDTFTISEIYSLADRIGLRVPDIDTFVDNLNSIGYLLKKGAKTYQVLSSSYSRSQSSSR, encoded by the exons ATGTACGGCGCGGCGGGGAGGAGCAGGGGCGAGAGCGCGAGCTATGGATCTTCATACGGGGATGGGATCGGCGAGATCTGGGCCGCGTACTTGGCCCATATCGAGCTCGGCGACGACAAACCCTGGCTCAGCCTCACGAGGTCCCTCGTCGGCTTCTTCGATACGACGGAGTACGGAAAAGCTCTTCTCTCTCAG GTGAAGGATGAAGACGGCGTCGTAGCGCTGTGGGTTGACTTTGAGAGGTTTCGGAAGGAGTGTGATGTGTTGGAGTTTTATGAAGGGTTGGAGGAGAAGCCGAAGGTGGCGTTGCTGTGCATGAGTGTTGCAGTGCACAAGCTTCTGTTGAAGCAGTGGGGAAGTAACAGAGTGGAGGATGATTTCCGGGTTAATATTCGGTTGCATAACTGCCCGAAGTCGATGATTGCTTTGAAGAATTTAAAAGCTGCATATATAG ACAAGCTTGTATCTGTGCGCGGTAGTGTAGTTAAAGTTAGCACTGTGAGGCCTTTTGTTGTGCAAATGGATTTTGACTGTGTGAAGTGTAAGACGAGCATTACGTGTATGTTTCCTGATGGGAAGTTTTCCCCACCGTTGAAATGTGATCTGCATGGGTGCAAGAGCAGGACTTTTGTTCCAAATAGATCTACTGCTCAAACAATTGATTTTCAAAAGATAAG GATACAAGAGCTGCTGAAGCCTGAAGATCATGAAGAAGGCAGGGTGCCTCGAACAGTAGAATGTGAACTTCTTGAAGATCTTGTTGATGCATGTATCCCTGGAGATGTGGTGACTGCCACTGGGATAATAAGAGTCATTAACAATTACATGGACATTGGGGGag GAAAATCAAAAGGCAAAAGTCAGGGAATTTACTATTTGTATATAGAAGCTGTTTCAATTaaaaactccaaatcacaGTCTATGGCTGAGGGTGCACGAGATTCTAGTTCTAATAATGCTGGGTCTGTAGCACTTGTTGACTCATTTTCCCCAAGGGATTTGGAATTCATTGTCAAGTTCTCGGAGGAACATGGTCCAGATACCTTCCGGCAACTACTGCAATCTATTTGTCCATCCATCTATGGTCATGAGCTTGTTAAAG CGGGGATAATTCTGGCACTCTTAGGAGGTGTAAGGAAGCACTCAAATGATCAAAACAAGGTTCCCGTTAGAGGAGACATTCATGTCATTATCGTTG GTGATCCTGGACTTGGCAAGAGCCAAATACTTCAAGCAGCGGCAGCTGTATCTCCGCGAGGCATTTATGTATGTGGTAATGCCACAACCAGAGCCGGGCTCACTGTAGCTGTTGTAAAAGATTCTATGACAAGTGATTATGCTTTTGAAGCAG GTGCCATGGTACTTGCAGACAGTGGCTTGTGCTGTATTGACGAATTTGACAAAATGACTTCAGAGCATCAG GCCCTACTGGAAGCCATGGAACAACAGTGTGTGTCTATAGCCAAGGCTGGATTAGTGGCAAGTCTGTCAGCACGAACCTCTGTCTTAGCAGCAGCAAACCCTGTTGGTGGTCATTATAA TCGTGCCAAAACCGTGAatgaaaatctgaaaataagtgcTGCTTTGCTCTCACGATTTGATCTGGTTTTCATATTACTTGACAAACCTGATGAACTTTTGGATAAGCGAGTCTCAGAGCACATTATGTCA CTTCATACTGGGTATGGAGAGCATTCACCAGCTGCAAAAAAGATCCATAGAG AAAATGCAGCATCACAAAGCGCAGAGGACATAGATATGAGTGGAGGTCGTTCTTTGGTTTCAAGGTTGAAGCTTGACCCAAAGAAGGATTCTGATTTTGTTCCATTACCCATGCAACTGCTTCGCAAGTATATTGCTTATGCAAGGACATATGTCTTCCCAAG GATGTCAAAGCCGGCAGCAGACATCCTCCAAAAATTTTACTTGAAACTGAGAGACCATGCTACATCTGCTGATAGCACACCAATAACAGCAAGGCAACTGGAGAGTTTGGTGAGGCTGACAGAAGCTCGAGCTAGGTTGGATTTAAGGGAGGAAATTACAGCCCAAGATGCAGAG GATGTGGTTGAAATCATGAGAGAATCCTTGTATGACAAGTACATTGATGAGCATGGTGTTGTGGATTTTGGTCGGAGTGGAGGGATGAGTCGACAAAAAGAAGCAAAACGGTTTTTATGTGCACTTAATAAGCAATCAGAGTTGCAGCAGAAAGACACTTTCACAATTTCT GAAATATACAGTTTGGCAGATAGGATTGGCCTCAGAGTTCCGGACATTGACACATTTGTTGATAACTTAAATAGTATTGGCTATCTACTGAAGAAAGGGGCAAAGACATACCAG GTATTATCATCATCGTATTCTAGGAGTCAATCATCATCAAGGTGA
- the LOC126796681 gene encoding pentatricopeptide repeat-containing protein At3g09650, chloroplastic: MNLNPPPPPSPFSSSNSNPPLPRLSLHWLSFPSSSFSKPSRPFRLHATAANPPADLTLPTASSDPPVSDEDKKLLVLLRQRKTEDAWILYSQSSHLPNPTCLSRLLSQLSYQNSRVALTRAQSIFTRLRNERQLRHLDANSLGLLAVAAAKAGQTRYATSIVKSMLRSGFLPHVKAWSAVVSRLAASGDDGPSEALKLFYSVTRRVRRFAEPELVADSRPDTAAFNAALNACANLGDTDRFLKLFDEMPELGAEPDVLTYNVMIKLCARVGRKDLLVFVLERILEQGITVCMTTLNSLVAAYVGFGDLETAEQMVQAMREGRRDLCKILREANLRNSCTSGRDGDVFEKLLTNSVAATEREVPLLPKAYTCNSRIYTTLMKGYMNAGRVTDTVRMLEALRHQDDSSSQPDHVTYTTVVSAFVKAGSMDRARRVLAEMTRVGVPANRVTYNILLKGYCQQLQIDQAKELVREMTEDAKIEPDVVSYNILIDGCIQVDDSAGALAFFNEMRAKGIAPTKISYTTLMKAFALSGQPKLANKVFDEMLNDPRVKADLVAWNMLVEGYCRLGLVEESKKIIQRMKEHGFHPDVATYGSLANGIALARKPGEALLLWNEVKDRCTPKGPGEKSDDSDPPTLKPDEGLLDTLADICVRAAFFKKALEIVACMEENSIPPNKTKYTKIYVEMHSRMFTSKHASQARQDRRSERKRAAEAFKFWLGLPNSYYGSEWRLGSLDGDN; this comes from the coding sequence ATGAACCTCAACCCACCTCCCCCACCTTCCCCATTCTCCTCCTCCAATTCCAACCCACCTCTCCCTCGACTCTCTCTCCACTGGCTCTCTtttccctcctcctccttttcCAAGCCCTCCCGCCCTTTTCGCCtccacgccaccgccgccaaCCCGCCCGCTGACCTCACTCTCCCCACCGCCTCCTCCGACCCACCAGTATCTGATGAAGACAAGAAGCTTCTAGTCCTCCTCCGCCAGAGAAAAACAGAAGACGCTTGGATTCTCTACTCCCAATCCTCCCACCTCCCCAACCCCACTTGCCTCAGCCGCCTCCTTTCTCAGCTCTCCTACCAGAACTCGCGCGTCGCCCTCACGCGCGCCCAGTCCATCTTCACGCGCCTCCGCAATGAACGCCAGCTCCGCCACCTCGACGCCAACTCCCTCGGCCTCCTCGCCGTCGCCGCCGCCAAGGCCGGCCAGACCCGCTACGCCACCTCCATCGTCAAGTCCATGCTCCGCTCCGGCTTCCTCCCCCACGTCAAGGCCTGGAGCGCCGTCGTCAGCCGCCTCGCCGCCTCCGGCGACGACGGCCCCTCCGAGGCGCTGAAGCTCTTCTACTCGGTCACGCGCCGCGTCCGGAGGTTCGCCGAGCCGGAGCTGGTGGCGGACTCGCGGCCGGACACGGCGGCGTTCAATGCCGCGCTGAATGCTTGTGCTAATTTGGGTGATACTGATAGGTTCTTGAAGCTGTTCGACGAAAtgcccgagttgggtgccgAGCCGGATGTGCTTACTTACAATGTGATGATCAAGCTGTGTGCGAGAGTTGGGAGGAAGGACTTGCTTGTTTTCGTGTTGGAGAGGATATTGGAGCAGGGGATTACAGTGTGTATGACTACATTGAACTCGCTGGTTGCGGCTTATGTTGGTTTCGGGGACTTGGAGACTGCGGAGCAGATGGTTCAGGCAATGAGGGAAGGGAGGAGAGACCTCTGCAAGATTCTAAGGGAGGCAAATTTGAGAAATTCATGTACGAGTGGAAGAGATGGGGATGTGTTTGAGAAGTTGCTTACGAATTCAGTTGCAGCTACTGAACGTGAGGTGCCTTTGTTGCCAAAGGCGTATACTTGTAACTCGAGGATATACACTACGCTGATGAAGGGTTATATGAATGCTGGGCGTGTTACTGACACGGTTCGGATGCTTGAGGCACTGAGGCACCAGGATGATAGCTCGAGTCAGCCTGATCATGTGACTTATACGACTGTTGTTTCTGCTTTTGTGAAGGCGGGTTCCATGGACCGTGCTCGCAGGGTGCTGGCTGAGATGACAAGAGTTGGTGTGCCTGCAAATAGGGTTACGTATAATATTCTTCTCAAAGGTTATTGTCAGCAGCTGCAGATAGACCAGGCCAAGGAGTTGGTTAGGGAGATGACTGAAGATGCGAAAATTGAGCCTGATGTGGTTTCGTATAACATCTTGATCGACGGTTGCATTCAGGTTGATGACAGTGCTGGTGCTCTTGCTTTTTTCAATGAAATGAGAGCAAAAGGAATTGCTCCAACTAAGATCAGCTACACCACTTTGATGAAAGCTTTTGCCTTGTCTGGACAGCCGAAGCTGGCTaacaaggtgtttgatgaaatgctCAACGATCCTCGGGTGAAGGCTGATTTGGTTGCTTGGAACATGTTGGTTGAAGGGTATTGCAGATTGGGGCTGGTTGAAGAATCCAAGAAAATCATTCAAAGAATGAAAGAGCATGGATTTCACCCTGATGTGGCTACTTATGGTAGCCTAGCTAATGGGATAGCATTGGCTAGAAAACCAGGAGAGGCCCTATTGCTTTGGAACGAAGTGAAGGACAGATGTACACCAAAAGGGCCAGGTGAAAAGTCTGATGATTCAGATCCTCCAACACTAAAACCTGATGAAGGGCTATTGGATACTTTGGCTGATATTTGTGTTAGAGCTGCGTTCTTTAAGAAGGCTCTGGAAATTGTGGCTTGTATGGAAGAGAATAGTATTCCTCCGAACAAGACCAAGTACACTAAAATCTATGTGGAAATGCATTCGAGGATGTTTACCAGTAAGCATGCCTCGCAGGCTAGGCAGGACAGGAGGAGTGAAAGGAAGAGAGCAGCTGAGGCTTTCAAGTTTTGGTTGGGGTTACCCAATTCTTATTATGGAAGTGAATGGAGGTTAGGATCTTTGGACGGAGATAACTGA
- the LOC126797634 gene encoding uncharacterized protein LOC126797634 yields MARIRKHGVDFSGEGGVDDSDLVGEETNEGSEEREKLGPVDMEIDGKGREGLDGAQVGGSDVNAESGKGLVSESKDDSKEVEGLVVVVDKDGGKDEVLRECLETGVVGAVEGSDSMHVEAKEEVTVEGEDELMRDVKEEEVVRVGEEEKEREQNVECSKVEHVATGLLEEIQQDIPAVEVKVASVDESVRDGDLNVSPGSQTLEVNVGVKTSEDVKLPENVPPAGDSSVMAVDLEPYSETDESDSDDIDVSGSSKPKFQAWDLVWGKVRSHPWWPGQICDPSTSSRQAKKYFKKHRYLIAYFWDCTFAWNEASQIKPFWENFSQMEKQSNMEEFQDAVGCALDEVSRRVEFGLTCSCISEEVYAKLKTQTIMNGGIKEEASRRDGGDSSLGAASFEPLKLIKFAKQAAKLPLGRADRLELVASRAQLSSFNRWKGYSQLPEFNFLGGLLEHDADISLLRQKEQVNVLREDALPIVKDKELEQKSKGKSSAVYKRKHISGDNSQPSKKGKKLSNVTAEKCLSTPEREYVSERKSGCKMVPQSVIKKRNAVDGAKPDDSAVKHSKITKISSSAVEDCVSPQKKQTFKVGDRICRVATLLNGSSPIFKQTNAAPADAEVEDEGKEKSTSQEPQTEKLIDMEDPSPDEKLSHLCLAAMNPNKGYSMMNSLLPCFSKYRNTVCLEPPSPDEDQLPLRKIFGGKLGKKSSKTGKKSIKACTSTKSDLGLVKDSSSDKIVKTPNDNGELLLGTANDKDSCIVELQSSLNSEALKPGIDIENGELVGGAATSDKDTSTVVPQASLGLKAILDSEQNIACGDLDPKAVKPVLGKENGALDCELSSVVESPADPKVNPNLNPEQETAAGGTGSEAMKSALDNENEELIAGVPNDEDIAAAECQETPKLKPNLDSEQENGGGGTDLEAVRPDVDTESGELVAGALSNEDACAVESQASLEFNPNMDSAQTFADGDHGLESVKPALLSETSEEDSPAALILNFSDLESLPSEVNLNRIFSCFGPLNESQTELLKKTNRAKVVFKRRSDAQKAFSSAGKYSTFGPSLQSYRLKYPLSPSKASSSSPKVAKQGKMDASVEGDTAREL; encoded by the coding sequence ATGGCTCGGATAAGGAAGCACGGGGTTGATTTCTCCGGGGAGGGAGGAGTTGATGATAGTGATTTAGTGGGTGAGGAGACTAATGAGGGTtctgaagagagagaaaaattaGGGCCTGTAGACATGGAGATTGATGGGAAAGGTAGGGAGGGTTTGGATGGGGCCCAGGTTGGGGGTAGTGATGTGAATGCTGAGAGTGGGAAAGGGTTGGTCTCGGAGTCGAAAGATGATTCTAAGGAGGTTGAAGGTttagttgttgttgttgataaGGATGGTGGGAAAGATGAGGTGTTGAGGGAATGCCTGGAGACCGGAGTTGTGGGTGCTGTGGAGGGGAGTGATTCGATGCATGTCGAGGCGAAGGAGGAGGTGACAGTTGAGGGAGAGGATGAGTTGATGAGGGATGTGAAGGAAGAGGAAGTTGTGCGAGTAGGTGAGGAAGAGAAGGAAAGAGAACAGAACGTGGAGTGTTCTAAGGTGGAGCATGTGGCGACTGGTTTACTTGAGGAAATACAGCAGGACATTCCAGCTGTGGAAGTGAAAGTTGCCAGTGTCGATGAGTCTGTGCGTGATGGAGACCTTAATGTAAGCCCTGGTTCTCAGACGTTGGAAGTTAATGTGGGTGTAAAGACTAGTGAAGACGTAAAATTGCCTGAAAATGTTCCTCCAGCAGGGGATTCTTCTGTTATGGCTGTTGATTTGGAGCCGTATTCTGAAACAGATGAGAGTGATTCTGATGATATTGATGTTTCTGGTTcatcaaaaccaaaatttcaagcttggGATCTAGTATGGGGCAAAGTTAGGAGCCATCCCTGGTGGCCTGGGCAGATATGTGATCCTTCCACTTCGTCGAGACAGGCAAAGAAGTATTTTAAGAAGCACAGGTACCTGATAGCTTATTTTTGGGATTGTACATTTGCTTGGAATGAAGCTTCACAAATTAAGCCCTTCTGGGAGAACTTCTCGCAAATGGAGAAGCAGAGCAATATGGAGGAATTTCAAGATGCAGTTGGTTGTGCCTTGGATGAAGTCTCAAGGCGGGTAGAATTTGGCTTGACCTGTTCTTGCATTTCTGAAGAAGTTTATGCAAAGCTCAAAACTCAGACAATCATGAATGGTGGAATTAAGGAAGAAGCAAGTAGAAGAGATGGTGGTGATAGTTCTCTGGGTGCTGCTTCTTTTGAACCCTTAAAACTCATTAAGTTTGCAAAGCAAGCCGCCAAGTTGCCACTCGGCAGAGCTGACAGACTAGAACTTGTTGCATCACGGGCTCAATTATCATCTTTCAATCGATGGAAGGGTTATTCGCAGCTGCCGGAGTTCAATTTTCTTGGTGGGTTGCTGGAGCATGATGCTGATATTTCACTATTGAGACAAAAGGAGCAAGTTAATGTACTACGGGAAGATGCACTTCCAATAGTTAAGGATAAAGAATTGGAGCAGAAATCAAAAGGGAAAAGTTCCGCAGTGTATAAGCGTAAACACATATCTGGAGATAACTCCCAACCAAGTAAAAAAGGGAAAAAGTTATCAAATGTAACTGCTGAGAAGTGTTTGTCTACTCCCGAAAGAGAGTATGTATCAGAAAGGAAATCTGGCTGTAAAATGGTTCCACAATCTGTAATTAAGAAGCGAAATGCAGTTGATGGCGCAAAGCCTGATGACTCTGCGGTGAAGCATagtaaaataactaaaatttCTTCATCAGCAGTGGAGGATTGTGTTTCTCCTCAGAAAAAGCAGACTTTTAAAGTTGGAGATAGAATCTGTAGGGTTGCAACCCTACTTAATGGGTCAAGTCCAATATTTAAGCAGACCAATGCAGCACCTGCAGATGCCGAAGTTGAGGATGAAGGCAAAGAAAAATCTACATCACAGGAACCACAAACTGAAAAGTTGATTGATATGGAGGATCCTTCTCCTGATGAGAAGCTGTCTCACCTCTGCTTAGCCGCCATGAATCCCAATAAAGGGTACAGCATGATGAATTCCTTGCTGCCCTGCTTCTCAAAATATAGGAATACTGTATGCCTGGAGCCTCCCAGTCCAGATGAGGATCAATTGCCTTTGAGAAAAATATTTGGTGGCAAGCTTGGTAAGAAATCAAGCAAGACTGGAAAGAAATCAATCAAAGCATGCACCTCTACAAAATCTGACCTGGGATTGGTCAAAGACTCATCTTCTGACAAGATAGTCAAGACTCCAAATGACAATGGCGAGTTGTTGCTTGGAACTGCAAACGATAAAGATTCCTGTATTGTGGAGTTGCAATCAAGTCTAAATTCAGAAGCTCTGAAGCCAGGTATTGACATAGAAAATGGAGAGTTGGTGGGCGGGGCTGCTACAAGTGATAAGGATACTTCTACTGTTGTTCCGCAAGCAAGTCTTGGATTAAAAGCCATTTTGGATTCTGAACAGAACATTGCTTGTGGAGATCTCGATCCAAAAGCAGTGAAGCCAGTTCTAGGCAAGGAAAATGGAGCATTAGATTGTGAGCTCAGCTCTGTTGTTGAATCACCAGCAGATCCCAAAGTAAACCCCAATTTGAATCCTGAACAGGAAACTGCTGCTGGTGGTACTGGTTCAGAAGCAATGAAGTCAGCTCTTGACAACGAAAATGAAGAGCTCATAGCAGGAGTTCCAAATGATGAGGATATTGCTGCTGCTGAATGCCAAGAAACTCCCAAGTTGAAACCCAATTTGGATTCTGAACAGGAAAATGGAGGTGGAGGTACTGATTTGGAAGCAGTGAGGCCAGATGTTGATACTGAAAGTGGAGAATTGGTGGCTGGAGCTTTAAGTAATGAGGATGCTTGTGCTGTGGAGTCACAAGCAAGTCTCGAGTTTAACCCCAATATGGATTCTGCACAGACATTTGCTGATGGAGATCATGGTTTGGAATCAGTGAAGCCAGCTCTCCTAAGTGAGACTTCTGAGGAAGATTCTCCCGCAgctctgattttgaacttTTCAGACTTGGAGTCTCTCCCCTCTGAAGTGAATCTGAACAGAATTTTTAGCTGCTTTGGTCCTTTAAATGAATCTCAAACCGAATTGCTGAAGAAGACTAACCGGGCCAAAGTGGTTTTCAAGCGGCGATCTGACGCTCAAAAAGCTTTCAGTAGTGCTGGGAAATACAGTACCTTTGGACCTTCACTTCAAAGTTATCGGCTCAAGTATCCGCTATCACCAAGtaaagcttcttcttcttctccaaaggTGGCAAAGCAAGGAAAAATGGATGCATCTGTAGAAGGTGATACAGCTAGGGAACTTTGA